DNA from Tachypleus tridentatus isolate NWPU-2018 chromosome 8, ASM421037v1, whole genome shotgun sequence:
ATATTCTccatatattattatagtaaaactacaatacaaaaattagaaacttactaggttagataatgaaaataacaaataattattcataagaTATGCTTATGAGGCAGTTGTGCGTTATAGTAGCTACAGTTGTGAACTATGTGTTTACTGACTCATTACATCTTGTTTAGTGAGATGTTTAGCTAGACATGGgttaaagggcaataaaacaataaattttaagtataaacagatttGTACTATTACAAGCTTTAAGAATGAGTAAATTAAGTTTAGTATAAACAATTACAATTTctgttacaatttgcagtcattctagaaaggaAACAGGATAATTTGGATTTGTTTTGTAGAGGGACTAGTGAGAGATAGAGAGAAAGAAGCATCCAAAGGATACTACATGAGATGAGATATTCAGATTGTGAGATCTTACTGGGAGACCACACCAGGCTGCTGGTTTTCTACCCCCATCCATGTGGGTGTAGAAAAAGAGGATCATACTGGCAGCAAGTAAACTACAATCCAGAGCCCAACCAACTGGTGGGGGGTTTAAAATAGGATCATTCCATCTTGAACATCTTCAAGTTTATTAGAACAGAGGGAATCTAGAACCCTCTGATTCATGGACAGGGCACGTGTGAATATGATAACTTAATCTGGGAACCTGACATTCAgtattaaaaatatctacatGATGTAAGCCATCTCTTTCAAAAGTGAAATTGCCCATAACTGTCCCAAGCACAGTAACATccttagaataataaatattgctGGATAGCAGAAGGGGTAGAATTACAATAATCTAAAAGTCCTCCACCATGACTCATAACACTGATGAAATATAAATGAGGGAGGAATATAGAGATCTGTAATACATTCACATGAAGATAGGATGAGGGAACCCAATCAAAGGGGTTAACTATAATTTTGATGGTTCACTCCAATTTCTTTTTGCATGTCATACTGGAATATATCATgtcatctacaccagcagaacactaCCATCCTACTCTCAACTGCAtggctttataattatttttatattttgtttgtatttcattaactcATTTAGAAGGATGTTTTCATGGTCCACCACCTCAGTAGCTTGGAACTGTAAAGTGAAAAGGATTCTCAAATTTAACAAGAAGAAAATGTAGAGAAAAATGCAACAGAGTGTCTGGAAGATTGACAACACctaagacagtgcaatgggtgaccacaaaATCTTGTTTTGTAGACTTTTATAAAGATAGTCACACTTGTGAAGAGAGTATGTAGCACttttattggtggagggttgttgcatgatAATTGCATCAGAAATTCAATGGAATCAGTTCCAACTGAAAGGAGGTAAAAGGCTTGTGGgatgtgaaaaaaaacattttgcatatAGAAGAtggcactgaatgagaatagctatttatgtgagcaAACATCATGTACAGTACTGGAAAAGTGAATTTCACATATCTACAATCTAAAAAACATTGCATGCTTCTATCACATGGTAACTTATGTACTCTGTTGTACATTTCACTCAATGATAGCAAGCACATGACAAATGTTTATACAATACACACATTATGCCTGTTTCTACCAGAGCATCATGTACTCAAATTTAGTATTAATTGCACACTTCAATGTAAAAGTGATATACAACTTGGTAGTAttcataaaattttcattttgacCTGTACTTTCATGTGCTTCttcactgataaaataaaattattaccttTTTACGAATGTAGGCTTTTTGAAGACTCTGAAGGTCTTTAAAACCTTCTCCACTGAATTCCTCACCACTCTGAGCTCCTTCATCTTCTGAGCTTTCCACAGAATGCTCTTTTCTTGTCTTTCTTAGTAAGAGAGGACCAGACAGAAGACCTTTCCGCTGTGACTGAGCTCGATGTCTCATTATGGGAGAGGAAGGGATACTCTTGCTGGTGGGTGAAGAAGAAACCTGATTATCTATCAGAACTGCCTGTGGTAAGCTACCTCGATGCTCACCAATTTGTGTTATTGGAGGAAGAGATAATGGTGCACCAAATGTCTCTTCTCCCTGAGATGGATATGCAACCctgtttaaacatttgtttgtatcAAAGCTAAAGGCTTCTTGGTCATAGTGAAAGGCTGAAGGACTTGAGCACTCAGAATGAAGTGGGCACCACATCATGGAAGAGTCACACTTGCACGCAAGTTTCTCCAGAGCTCCAAGAGCAGAAAACTGTTTTGAAGACAATGACATTTCACTTCTAACACTGGTAAGTTTATTATCAGCATCATAAGCAAGAGAGTTTGACAGTGGTTTGGGGTGAAATTTTAGGCATGCCTGAGATTCTCTTAGTGAAATTCGAGTCCATGTATCTCTACTTATTAgagtgtctgttgtatgtagaTGACCAATGCTTCGACTGCGATGACCTAGTAACAGAACTGGAGAGGCAGGACTTGACTGGGCGCTTCTTACCAGATGAATATCTGTAGCTGGTTCCTCAGTATCATCATCAATAAATTTGATATCTCCAGCTTTTTCAGTCTGCCTTGGTAAATGTCCCTGACTACTGGAGTAAACAGAAGACAGCCACTTGGAAGCAGCAGCCACAGACTCACCAACATGTGACACTGAAGCAATAGCATCAACAATTCCTCCACTTACTACAACTTCCTCAGATGGAGAAAGAATAACTGGACTAGCACATTCTTCACTTTCAGCTTTGGAAACAAGGGGCAAAGAATGAAGTAGTCCATTTTTGGAATTCCCTTTAGTTTTAGCTTTACCATGAATGCTCATATCTAAGCTAAGGACATCACCATATTCTGTAGTGGCTAGTCCTTTTTCACTGTGATTGAATTTTGAATTTCCTTTTAGCTGTCTCTCCTCAGAGCCTGAAGAAGGGGAACTAGAAGCTGAACTCTCCATTAAGTTATCAGCATTAGAACCTGTAGAGGATGGATTTTCTTTAATTATCAAGCTATCTTTACCTATACTTCCATTGTTCAATGAAGAGTCTGAATTATTAGCAGAAACATTAGGTGTGGAATTTATAATCTCGGCTCTATGCAAAGCATCAAAGTTTACACTAGAATTTGCTGAAAGATCtgacatttttgttttagttggAAATGTGTTGTCCTTTACATATGAACTAGAAATATTACCAAACTCATTATTACTCTGTTGGACAGTAGACGTTAGTCTGTTTTGAAAAGTTGGATGTGAAAGAGGGACAGTAGAACCACTGACAACATCACCTCTGGACTTTTTTCCTTGGTTGGATGAGCCACAAACATGGTGACTATGAGATGAATTCTGAGGCATGGTGGAGGGAATGTTATGATTAGTATCACAGGAAAGTTCTGAAATGCACTGACAACTTGTCTGGGTACCTATAGAAACTGGTTGCTCAGGGGCACTGGCAAGCCTTAAGACACGTATATGGCCTTCAGATGTTGTCTCTAATGTGAGAAAGTCCTCTGTAGGAAAGAAGTTTACATATTCTCCTGTATCACCACTCAAGTGCACTGTAGAAATGTAGTTACCAGTTTGTGGTGCATGAGAATTTTGTCTTTGGTTTCTCTGTGGGGTCATTGGTGCAACTGGAGCACTGGCTTCACAACTCAAAGTGTCCATATCTATCAATGTTGAAGAGATACTAAATGAGGTGTTAAGactaaatttgatattttacttttataataaatgtataaataatttcatttacaacATAAATACCTTTTAACCGCCTATATGCATTTATGTGTATAAATAACCAATGTTAAGTTTGGTACTTTTAGAATACAAAAGTGCAGAAcacaattttttcttttctttttataacaatgAAAGTGATGGCCAGGTACTAACTTTTAATTACTCATTTTGAATTGTTTAtacttaaatacatgttaaacaaCAGGTCTACAGATTTTCAAAGGTGGGTTGAAAAGTTGTTCACAGTAACAAGTTTTAATACGTATACTAGcagttttaagatatatttttacttcaaggggGTTTATTGTcatcatgaattatttttaaagtttcttattAACTGGTAAAAATTTAATCCTTCTTTTTGTGAAAACACTAATCTTATCTTACACTACACAATAACTCAAACTTACCAAAAACTTCATCTTCATCTTCTGAGAAGACTAAATTACCACTAGTATTGCCATTCATAGCAATGTTTTGTTCTCTACCATCACATGATTGTGGACCTAACAATTCCTTGATGACCAATGTCATTTGTCTAGGCTGCAAGTGTAGCAGACTTGTGCGATATGTTATAGTACCCAGGATAGTTGGTAGCCATTGTGCTATGCCCAGAATTTTAAACTTAGTTCCCCAAATGTTCGATGTCACAGCAACAATTTTATCAGCCTATATAACATAGATAATTGAATAATaagaaacagaagaaaacacacatatagaAAACAAGCCAtcaataagaaatgaaaaaaaagacaTCCAAACTATAGTTGTCATTTATATAATCCCACATaatcataattt
Protein-coding regions in this window:
- the LOC143258545 gene encoding tubby-related protein 4-like, which codes for MFLHFERSTNTKADCKVLSLTWMGKVPDELPDEDGWKLNRVSYYQDGWLATGNTRGVVGVTFTTCHCQKPMELPSRTNYNLRGHRSEVTLVKWNEPYQKLASCDSSGIIFVWIKFEGRWSIELINDRNTQVTDFAWSHDGRMALICYQDGFVLVGSVAGQRYWSSNLNLDAIITCGIWAPDDQQVLFGMSNGQILVTDVHGEMVGQVRVQEGINITGMAWSCEKFKMEETDEEDGIHTILYQQIPISTETKPSFLAVCFQNGTIYIMKNYDDVSPVVIVTGLKDMLVEWSNSGDLLAVAGIESDSDVQFKNCVHFYTDCGTLRFSTMIPYTQSPVSAVTWGHNDKRLFIATGHMIHIGWVTQRIASLQLLSCLTVQTSLMEESQMQKLPLPRRLKVLVSHLFSQTIKCYLPDPHRLRDFVSQPPPNNIRLHCTMVRHDDDILTGSATYTLFLEYLGGLVPLLKGKRTSKLRPEFVIFDPKSTDLGDVRQRCGNFQSPLMLTYPFSPSSPHTASLPTSSDSEVDEGCASPRMQRRRRQRRLAQQREGENNGFQRGELLYLDDLPEADKIVAVTSNIWGTKFKILGIAQWLPTILGTITYRTSLLHLQPRQMTLVIKELLGPQSCDGREQNIAMNGNTSGNLVFSEDEDEVFDMDTLSCEASAPVAPMTPQRNQRQNSHAPQTGNYISTVHLSGDTGEYVNFFPTEDFLTLETTSEGHIRVLRLASAPEQPVSIGTQTSCQCISELSCDTNHNIPSTMPQNSSHSHHVCGSSNQGKKSRGDVVSGSTVPLSHPTFQNRLTSTVQQSNNEFGNISSSYVKDNTFPTKTKMSDLSANSSVNFDALHRAEIINSTPNVSANNSDSSLNNGSIGKDSLIIKENPSSTGSNADNLMESSASSSPSSGSEERQLKGNSKFNHSEKGLATTEYGDVLSLDMSIHGKAKTKGNSKNGLLHSLPLVSKAESEECASPVILSPSEEVVVSGGIVDAIASVSHVGESVAAASKWLSSVYSSSQGHLPRQTEKAGDIKFIDDDTEEPATDIHLVRSAQSSPASPVLLLGHRSRSIGHLHTTDTLISRDTWTRISLRESQACLKFHPKPLSNSLAYDADNKLTSVRSEMSLSSKQFSALGALEKLACKCDSSMMWCPLHSECSSPSAFHYDQEAFSFDTNKCLNRVAYPSQGEETFGAPLSLPPITQIGEHRGSLPQAVLIDNQVSSSPTSKSIPSSPIMRHRAQSQRKGLLSGPLLLRKTRKEHSVESSEDEGAQSGEEFSGEGFKDLQSLQKAYIRKKLKKRRTPQSQEVADGAPGSGTSPYQDFILYNKAPLWNEVSQVYQLDFGGRVTQESAKNFQIEFRGNQVMQFGRIDGNAYTLDFQYPFCALQAFAVALANVTQRLK